Below is a window of Lytechinus variegatus isolate NC3 chromosome 4, Lvar_3.0, whole genome shotgun sequence DNA.
ataaaactgttttccccATTTAAAAcatctgttctgtaaaattttagaaaaattgtggaatttttttctgtaaaacctgttttttaatttttctgtagaatctactgtttttttttctaatagtgtACCTCGACCACTTTTACCCCTGCCATTATCACATCTTCTATTTTTTACTTCTTGTCATTTATGCCTCTGTTCTTTTTACCTCTGccgtttttacctctgccagttttacctctgccattattacctggCACCTAAAAAACGAACAGGATAGGAATCTAAACAATTAACAtcctaaacatttttttagataatgaccTAGATTCGAACCTACCTAAACCattaatacgagcgcgaagcgcgagctgaaagttcttgattttctaacctaaaaactagacattcgtgacactttttcaaatcatgaacaggataggaaGTACCTAAGGACTGGGACATTCGTAATACTTTCTCGAATCATGAACAGAATAGGGATTCAACTAGCTGATAGCtctaggtaaaatatggccagTCTTAAACCGTCTtgcaatgaattgtcaaaaagcccccgcatgtacataGAATAAATTAGAACTGCATGTCACGGTTAGacatttcatcatatcattatgtcttCATCGGCCgaacaatgctatttacgaattcgtcggaggtgtaccgtgaacgctttttaaaaagaaatcaaacgacagaaatgtttttcattcaatttatcaggggcaaaatgaaactgcactattctcattcatcctttcataacatttctttttgtctggctggttttttttatttctaaagttTTGCCAGGTTTACCGATGCCAAAAGGAGGAAATGTAGAcataagagaggtggagagacagagagggttagGGGACGGGGAAAAACATAGAGAACATAGCGGGGAAAGCTTAGACAATGAAATTGTCACGAAAAATTGTGGTTAAATATTATGTCCTTATCTGTAATGTCGTATGTactattcttttttaatatttgaatggCAATATTAAGCACGCGTTCCCAGGCTTGGAACTGAATATGACACTGattatcaaaatcaataataatcttgttttgactggtaaaccaatttggggtcgatCGAGGGGGACTGTATATACCTAAATATTAATAAGTTATTATAtccttttctatcttttttgttatttatgtgTCCAACGATATTATCTTTTGCATTCAAGGCTTTCATCTCCTTTTCTTGCCATCTTGTTACAGCTTtgtatatttattcatgttttgttatgTATGTATTAATGTACGTACGCATACTATGTATGAATGTATGATGTATGTATAACTGTGTATACTCTCATACTCTTAAACGGGTTGGCAGAATAAAgtttcagttcagttcagttcagttctggttcagattctttgcataaaagaaGACCCTGAACCTTTACCACtgcatccaatatgatataaaCGGCTTGATGGTCATAACCCTTGGAGGCGGAAGTGTTGTTGGATATTTTTTACACCATAAGCAGCACCCTCTTGGTAATTAGCTTGGTATGCTAAAATGCAgagatttgatataaaaaaatcacaaattaaggatatttcatacccgagaaaaattgacaagcaaaaaataggTCTTCTATTTTAaaggcatttttacattacaaattttgcttctcaaggggggggcacgtgcctccagtgccccccccccccccctgcatacACGCCTGCCTATGATGACCCATCCCACGGCAGGAATTTCGTGTATAAATGGAATATAAAAGTCTCGTTAATAGACTatctaaaaacaaatttgggggaTCAAATACAGTTCAAACTCATAGCGAAGGATTCAccataactcatgaaaactattctttatactgagtacgcgaacagtgaaaatattcttatattccAAGTAAATGTGGAATAAAGGGAAAATGAATTGGTTTAACAAAGGTATGTTCTTATGGGCTATGGAACATTCTGGTCTACTATCTATGCACCAAATTTACTTATAAGTATCCAGaggtgattttcttttttcgtcatttttattagttatggAATTGACAATGGCTTTAAAGCAAAACTCCCATCATTTGTTGTTTAAGAGATaatcatacacacaatgaaaagtgtgtaaaattgtgctttgtaacgtcagttaccgtgaaaatgcccatgtgtataatttcgattttgaattgtgtattttttccataataaaagaccacaaatagtagggggatatttgatattatgtccCCCTTTCcaaaaaggtagggggacctgagatttccgcccatgcgaATGTATAGAACATGTTAccttcaaaaaaagttttatgagtGCCTATTTAAAGTTACATTAAGTTCAGAGTTCATTTCAATTCCAtacttacatttttatttttttttattatataagtATTAGAAAACTGAATAAAATTCGTTAAATCTAATTCTTACTATAATCATGTATTTCAGAAATACTTATATTGTTCGGGGTTTCATGGAACGTGAGATCTTGATTATGATGGTCAAAAAATACAACCAAAAGGATTGTGCGATTTGTGCATCGCGATTTAGTAAATTTTGAAGTTCAGTCATTATCATCTTTTCAGCAAAAGCAAACAGACATCTTACAACATGGACAGTATGGCGTCATGCATTTCTGTCgatcgttcttttttttttggggggggagaccGGCACATTTGTTGTTCCCTTTGAGGCATTTTTCCCCTTCAGTTTAAGTGGGGTCAGAAGCTGTACGAATCAAACAGTTTTAGAGGGTTGGACATGGCGCAAAGGGCAAAATTAAACCCCCCAAAGCTGTGAGCGAGCAATGCTtgtcctttctttcctttctccttctttctttgtgGTAGAGCTTTTTGGAGGTGGTCCATGGCCTCTGAACCCTACGTCTGTAAGCAAGTGGGGATTATAGTCCTCAAGACCAAAGTTTTAAAGCTTTATTGCTACAACAAGACTAGGTACTTTATTAGGACTAaacaaataatgagagcgcgaacaaTTGATCCACAATATTTTTTTGGCGACTCTTATAgattttcataataattttccattttatacACTCAATTTTAATtcccatttcttttgtattttctccaATTATCTGTTTGTAGCAGTTtcgaaagaaatattttcatgcaATGGCAATGAATATGAGAAAATCATTATCAATGGTCACTTTGCGTAAATACAATATCCATCACTAgcatcatgatgatgattattattattactacttatattattttaattacaataattatcattgttattattataattatcattaccatcattttcattattattactactagtagtactactactttTATCATACCTTATGTTTTTGGGGATGATAACATGGGAAATACCCTACCTGAAATATTGAGGGAGGTATTATCCCTCATACACCCCATCCCCCTCCCCCGCCACCCATAGACACCAATGGCGCCTTGCTTTACAGTATGATTTTGGATAAGATGATGaatgcaaacaaaataatattttgtggaatctgtgttcatttcattatcattttgtcaCTGAGACATTCCCctttacaattacaatttaaaTTGTTTCCCCGCAGTGATAATTCAAAAACCTTTTTGTGCTCATGCATTTGCAGGTGCCGAGGTGCTGCCGAATTCACGCTGTTTGGAAGGCctacatatatataataatggAATTATATTTGATTAGATAAAAGAGAAAATGCCTCTAAACGAGAAGCAAACACGCACTAAGGTGCGTGGCAAATTTCATGTGAGACATCGGCccgataaaatgaaatatgaagctGAAAGAAGACAGACATTTAAAGCTTGGAGTGAAACATGCCCTGTAAAGCCAAGAGAGCTGGCAAAGGCTGGATTCTTTTACGTGGGAGTACTGGACAGAGTGAAATGCTTTTCATGTGGTGGACAGATTGAGGGCTGGGAAGAGGGCGACACTGCCATGGGTGAACATAAAAACATGTATCCACATTGTGACATGGTAAAGAACCAGGACAAAATAAATGTTCCCATTCCCGTTGGAGAGAAAAGAGGAGGTTCTGAGGAAACTGATGGACACGTCTTCCAGAATACGAATGTTGACCATGTACTTGTCTTTTGTAGACTTTATTCAACTGTCATTAATTGTCCAGATTTTACAAAGGAAGAGACGCGGCTAGAAACTTTCCGAGATAAATGGTCAGATGAATTCAAATTACCTTCTTCCGAGACAAGGTGGCTGGCAAACGCTGGGTTTTTCTATACTGGTAAGAATAACAAACAAACTTAAAGAATAACAAAACGCTTAATTAGTCTAAACGAAAGCTCAATTAAAATTTAAATCTTCAagttgtcttgttacaaaagtgCCAAgaccaagaaagaaaagaaaagggtgtgataaaatctataaaaaaaaaaacaattttcgtTTGAATTTTAAATTATCCTCTTACTGGCTTCGTTCATTCACAACCGTTTAGACATTTACCCTCATACGCCAACTTGTGTACCTCAAAGTGCCGGCCCTAAATACGCTATTACATGGTGTAACCACCAAAATCATTCCTTCAATACGGCAGCCATTTAAAAGGCTTTTTGAATTTTCAAGTGTCCTgtagatttttttaatcattattctAACCTGTTTCATCAGTTATTTTCACTATCTAAGTCATGTGATACAGGGCCCGCTGAACagttttgaagggggggggggtgaccatgcaaaaaCATCACAATCAGGGTCCCGCAACACAAagtttagcgattaatcatatgcttgattgtatttatatatatgttagTCAATAAAGTTATATGGTAGTCAATAAAGTCAATCGTAAAAAAGTACgatgattttttgttgttgttacgGATCCCAGATGGTAATTCTTGAATTGTGTACAAAGTTTTGGAAAGAAGTGTGTGCTAAAGCCCCATCCACGGTTCTGCGCTCCCTTTACCGAAATTGGTCTTGTGGATGAAAAAGGTAGTAGATTATGCCCGTATTGGACCTCATCTTGAAAATAGCCCTTTTCCCTGCTGTACGTTTTCTTATATAGCCTATTCGAGAAGACAAATAGTACCTCCCCCCAAAACACACACAGATGAAACTTTTATCACAATCATTTAGGGgtcaatacatgtatacatcgACCGGAGTGAGAATTAATGGTatactttattttacattatttcacGGAACCTACGAATGTGGCTTTCCTtgatatattctattcattctttatTCGGCTTTACTTTAATTTTTTCATCGAAAATTTGCTCTGACATATTCATCAAACACAAATGGTGACCTCTTGTGCCCCCTTttggacagaaaaaaaatacgtATCATGCTTTCAATTCTGGAGTCATGTATCGTCCCCTCTGGAAAACAGGAAAACACTGTTCATCATCCCGCATCTGCACATTGATTTAACTACAGGTCCCAAAGATGGAGTTAGATGTTTCCATTGCGGAGGTGGTCATATGTGTTGGGAAGAGGATGATGAGCCTTGGAGTGAGCACGCCCAATCCTATCCAACGTGCGAATGGCTTCTTGCAATGAAGGGCAAAATTTTTGTTGACGAAGTACAGGTAAGTGAGACTAAAGTTtacctatttcatataatataggtTTGCAGCTATTTCTCTTTTACAATACGAACAATTACATAATAATCGGcgtggtttttgtctcacctgcaaagcagagtgagactataggcgccgcttttccgacgcgacggcgacggcggcggcggcggcggcgtctacatcaaatcttaacctgaggttaagtttttgaaatgacatcataacttggaaagtatatggacctagttcatgaaacttggccataaggttaatcaagtattactgaacatcctattagagtttcatgtcacatgattaaggtcaaaggtcatttagggtcaatgaacttagaccatgttggaggaatcaacatcgaaatcttaacctgaggttcagtttttgaaatgtcatcataacttaaaaaatatatggacctagttcatgaaacttaagcataaggttaatcaagtatcactaaacatcctgcatgagtttcacgtcacatgaccaaggtcaaaggtcatttagggtcaatgaactttggccaaattggggatatctgttgaaactttgaaagtttatggatctgattcatgaaacttggacatattaataaccaagcatcactgaacatttgtgcaagtttcagctctcatgattaaggtcaaaggtcatttagggtcaatgagctttggccgaatcgggggtatctgttgaattaccatcgtaactttgaaagtttattggtctagttcattaaacttggacattagagtaatcaagtatcactgaacatcctgtgcgcgtttcaggtcacatgaccaaggtcaaaggtcaatgaactttggccgaattggggttatctgttgaattaccatcataactttgaaagtttatggatctgattcatgaaacttgtacatacatgtaagagtaatcaagtattactaaacatcccgcggcgagtttcaggtcacatgatcaaggtcaaaggtcatgtaaggtcaatgaactttggccatatttgggttttttgttgaataaccatcatatctctgtaagtttattggtctagttcataaaaagtggacataaaagtaaccatgtatcactgaacatatTGTGCGatttagagtagttttcaaagtcagcactgttgctatattgaaccgcgtgatgcaggtgagacggccagaggcattccacttgttttgtttATTCGTTCCACCtagaaatatacatattttacaaTAATTAGCCACGATCATAATGATAACAGTAACACTCAGCCAACGAAAATCTTGATTCttaccaaaaatgaaataaaagacaaTCAAGTTCCAggataagaaatttattttgcatcatCAAAGATcatcattgctgcaacttattttatttcatagatACAGTTAATGGAAAACAGAATCATCTTGAAATTATCTCATTATTCATGCAAGTTTTTCAAATCTAATTTAAAAATTGTAACCTTGctgaatttattttgtgagataGAAATCAATCgaaatattttgtatatgtAAAGATAATCTACACTTTCTTGACAGGAATACTGCAGGAAATCAAAAGTGAATGCGGCAGAACAAGGAACCCCGACTTCAGACACCTCGTCAGCTTCTACACCTGTGCCCAGGGCAGATACGGCTTCGGGTTATGCAGAAGGTATTCCAAAAGTTATTTCatgtcaaatatatatattacatgcaCAAACGTGTCAAAGAAACCTAAAATTGAATTCATATGTAACGAACCAAATGTCGCTTTAGTACATGAATTTCATAATCACAACATACCGGGAAAGAAAATAGAGGTAAGATGCTTTTGCAAAATCTGGAACGCTCTTTTTGTTTAGTCACAATCCTATACACCTCCTGTATACACAAGTTTTGATATTATCTCGTGAGATTGATATCTCACGTGATATTTAACCGATATTGTATATGATTTCCTATGTATTTTCAATAGAAGTACCTACAAATCGGATGGACAAGCTGATGGGTAGCGCAACTGTAGAATTTATTCTAAAGAATGGATTCGCCGAGGCGTCCGTGCGTCAGATTTTGGCCGAACACGCTCTTAAAATGGACTTCTCATCTTCAGACAAATTAATTGAAGCTCTACAGGCGATCGAGAAAGGGAACAACTCAACTGAAGACAAATCAGTGGGATCTTTAGATAGCCGGATTGAGATGCAGGTAAATTGAAAGTCATAATTGTTAAATATATTTGGTtatataaattcattttattatcattacagcAAGAAGATAACCCTAAAGCTGGGTGGGTCGGCTTATTTCAGCAATGGCTTGGACATAAAGCCCTAAATTTCAGTTTCTTGAAGATCTAAATATCACCAGAAAATGGATATTACGATAACGTAGTCTACTGGCCTTCTTCAAACTTCCTTTTAGAGAATGCTTGATGTTTTATGTCTCCCTGAAATTCATCGCAAAGCAAATGACGAATTGGAATCTCTCGCTCGAGGTCGGtcaaaaatttgatttcttgCCACATGGCCGTCATGTCGGTATGATGTGGCTATTTGGAAGCTGACTGGAATCaggtttttttatgaaaaatattgtggTATTAATACTGTAACACGTGCCGAAGATCGTAAATCTTCAATGTATTTAGCATGATTCATGCGACTACATTTTCGAAATGTATTATTAGAAATCATGAAATTGCAGGAAGGTGGGGACTGAAGTTATCAATAGTTGCCGGTCACTATGAACTTGAATTCATATCTATAACTaattccgatttttttttattataaccattgaaatatgcattttctatTAGACATTATAATCTTGAAACACTGCGTGTCTTtaacctttgaaaaaaatgaaagttgaacaagtttaatcaaatattgaaattgatcaatGCTAGATATACGTGTAAAGTAGCATGTATATTATCTATATATTTACAGACAAAAGGACTTGCTAATCTTGAGATAAAAGGAGGTCCGAGACAGGAGGAAGCATCGAATATTCATTCCGATCAGAAGACCTTCGTCACTGCAAAATCTTCAGGACACAATCGTAGGTTATGAGGATGTTAGTGAAAAAATACTATACTTTTAAATGATAGTCTTATCATCAAATTAATCAAATGGAAATAGAGATTATCTGTTCCATTCTGACACAACAAAAGACTGATGGAAATGTGTATTTATTGAACATTCTTTTCCATTGTTAATCTGAATAATTGCCTTGAATCGAATCATTAGAACCATTGCCGACATCCCATCGGAATAGGTATGAACCTAGTAGAGAAAAGGCCTCATGccaccagatttttttttttgtgagcaTGAAGTGGCCGGTCATTGAACTCATGTTGCTCTCATTCATTTGACTTAaagtttaaaatatatttcattataagcaTGATGATGCAATTTGTCAGTCGAACTACAGTCATCTCTTTTTAAAATCCATGTTAAAGAAATTTGTATTGCCTAAAAGATttagtaaaatatgaaaatatgaatatgttttCACAGTACAATTTGCGTAACTGAAGTTCTGAACCAGTACAGAGCACGATTTATTCACCCTGTTAACATTTTCTTTgtaaagtcaattttttttttttgatcgaAACTGTTCAACGGTATAAAAAGCCGCACTATGATGATTTCTATTTCGGAAGTGTAATCTAGTATACTGTACTTCGTGTACCAAACTAATCCATATTTTCAGAATTCAAATGCcaaattttttttgcatcaaaaaaaaatccacaagagctaacaaaaggaaataaaaacaaagatacGACACCCAATCTTACTAGATGTAAGTTTTAGTATAacggtttattttttttcatgtggtTTCTCTTCAAGTTAACTATCCTGAATGGTTTATTGCCTATATCATGTCCACTTAAACATGTCAAATACAGCCCATATAATACAACACTTTGGAGTGAATTGTTAAAAGGGAACCGGTTAAAAATAAttacatctaaataaatagagcaaaattcACTGAACAAAATGCTAAAcattttcatcgaaatcggataacaaataacgaagttactGAATCTTACACTTaatagcaatattttttaaaaaaacagttattatgcacattgccatgaatattcattgggtaAATTGATGCCATGTCCCCTCTTTCAAATTCCTTACGGTATTCCCTGAAATCGTAATTGTACCGATATTTTTACACATGTTTGTATGATTGTGGCCCCCTTGTAATACAATAATTTCCAGTAACGAAAATCAAATGCAGTCAGTAAGTTGTTGAATAAAATTTCTATAATTCTTGGAGgacaaaacaattataaaagACAGAgttggggatatgacatcatcaatttgctcattgaatattaatgCATCCATAGAAccgtttcaccgaaataattcaaatatttaacatgtcataactttgttattcttgTCCGATTTAGATCAATCTTTCATtatattgtttgtctgatgtCTTACTTTTTTcgaatcatattattttcaccaTGGATGACCACTTTAAGCATGTTTGATTTAACAGAAAAATGGCAGATTTATGTATCACTATAATATTCAAACAGTTTGCAAAATACTGGATAAATGTGGTAAAGCAGTAATTTcgtcagattttttgtttgcacATGAAGTATCATATTTGATAAGCCATGTATTTGAGTCCAAAGGTTTGCAATACTTATTGAAGAAAGAGACAAGGGTGGATGCTTAGATTATCATGCACCTTTGTATTCAGTGTGTTTGCTTTGAAATTATATTACACCAATTATCAACTGAACGAGCTGCAAATACCATAGACCTCACGTAGGCCTGTGGGAGTATACTCATAATTCCATTTATTCACCAGTTTTTCTGTCGATTTAGCAATCTAACTGGATTAgattttatgatgaaaattgaaaaaatagtcATTAGAAGAGTGAAGGTCATATTTTAAAGTGTCTGCCAAGTTAATCACGCCTCTTGTATCAAGTGTTACATGCAACGCTTTGACCAATGAGCCGTTTTGACTGTCTTTTGATTAAGTCTTGTATGATTATAATTTTACCTATGTTTAACACGTCATATCCATAACCCTTTGAATGCTTCAGTCCTATTAGAAATGCAAGTAGGCTCTACTGGAAAATTATCTTctatattatttcttatttttaaatgaatttatttcatttattttgccctCTTTTATAACGATTGACTTTTTTCTGTTTGATATTGAGCGGTTTaatatatttgttgttgtttctgtcacgaaaagaaaatgtaagaataaAATGATTAACCAGTTATGTTCTATAAATGATTCAAATGCATTCTGGATTTTGTTATCGTCCTGttcttgaaatgaaatgaaatacatacGTACACATGATTGATTtctgcattattttatttatttcaagtcAATTCAATCATCGGAAAACAATCTgccaaaaatgacattttttatatAACATCTCATCTAGATATAATATAACTAATCACTTGTGCTTTACGAAAACATTGTCCCGTTTTCATTTCCGTACCAAACCGTGATCGTAAGATCGTAATGATTTGTCAGAAATATTATAGTACGCTTGTAacatcaaaaaaaaatctcgcTAATGCTACTCCTACGTCGTACGGTGAATAAGTACGGTTGGCAAGCTCAACAAAACAAAGTTCAAGAAAGAGTTTGTGGATAAATGAAagcattatgcccccccccacacacacacacacatgtgcCATCCATCTTCTAAATCTGATTGTTTTTTATGCATAATCGTATAAGGAATTGTTGTGTTGTCATAAAGGAAAGAAAGCGCAACACAATTAAGAAAACAAGCAAATTCAGCCATTTTGATGATCAAATACACAATAGAATTTCCAACAAGGTATTCATATTGTTTTAGTAAGAAATATAACACCTCGAACATATTCTATCCTCTCTCGACGATTGCCTTTATAAGATCTTTGGTGATCGTTAtcatttttgataaaaaataataagaattacAAGGAAAAGAAATTACGGAAATGCAGgctaataaaatattgaatctAAACATCGTTTCGACTActttataacatgtataatgcatAATAAGATGGTCGGAGCGATCTTGGTTATGTAAGCGGtctaatataggcctacataaaagatttttaaaaaagtcattCATATTGTTCATTTCAAGAAATACGATAATTTTCTTGCACTCGCTCCATCTAAATCAAGATAGATTGAATTGTGATTCCAAACTAAAAATTCGGATTAAAGCCTATTCCAATATAAAGAGTTTTACGCAGGAAAAAAGGTGACGAAAACATGATAGAAAAGTAATGAAGCTAAGCTTCGGGACGTTTTGCATTATCGATATTTGCACTGCATGAACTGGTCAGTGACTCATCTACTTTGACCGAATTGTGTTTTctcttttaaaatatgaaacaaaatggcGCGTCTGAAAACAATTCGTGGGTATTTTTGGAGGGGTGAGAAAGTGAGCATGTAATGGTCCAGTGGTCAGGCCATGTCTTATAGAACAAGGTAGTACTGTAGCTTAGGGCCCAATGAGAGGTAAGTTCGCCATTATACTACGTACCACTGACAGCTTTCCCTGTTATCATGGTAGTTACCAAAAAGTGTCAGATCAGTGCACCATCCTCTTTCATTACTCTGAGTTCTAGACTTGTTTCTCCCACGTAAAATTCGAGATTGAACAATAAAAGGGAGTGAAAACTCGAGAAAGATCTGGAGAATCAATATTTAGCATAGACATACACAATTCCGCTCGCTGTTTCTGTTTACTTTTCCTATACCTTTATACAGTACTATGTTCAATTTGACCTATCATTCCATTGATTTCGTCTCGCATTTGACGTAGCTTTTGAAGTACGGTTTGGTCAGTTCCACCATCGGTCTGGTCATCCTGACTGCTAGGTGAACTCTGCAGTGcagaacaaaacaaagaaacaggAATGATACGATTGCACGCTAATGCAGTGTAagtgaaaggaaaataaagCCTCATCCGGTTTTGGGGTATATatgtcatcattattttcagcctCCATCgccttgaaaaataaaactgtatTCGTTGATCGCCCGATCAGACTCATACAAAATCAATTCCTACGCTTTTTTCAACCTTTATAACACATCCCATCCCCTGAAAAGCATCGTAACAAGTTATCTCGCTTTTTCATTATGAACATCATACATTATACTCGGGTAAAATTCGCAATCAATTGACCTTCAATACCAGAAGCACTTTGGCAACATTCTTTGTCTTATCCTGCCACGGTAGTCATCTCTTGTCTTCAccattcctttttttcagttttgggaAGGATGAATGTGGGAGTGTGTGTTTGCGCGCGCGTGTGTGTTTGTTCATTACTGGGTTCGTGGGGGTGTGGGTTTGTGTGTCTCCTGGCTGTTTGGAATCGGGATGTGTAAgcatgtgcgtgtgtgtgtgtgtatgtgtggcgTCAAAGGGGTATCGAAATTGGTACAATGGACTTCGCTTGTGCTTCCAGAAACTCCCAGGGTAGGAGTCTAAACCACCACCCCCACCAAAATCGGCTATTTAAGTAAGAAACAttcttcctacattaattacCTTTGCGCGAAGTTCTTTTCTCTCCTGGTTCTTCAAACAGACCTCTCGAACGCTTTCTCGAAGCTTTTCAAAATCGAAGACAGAAGTAAACCAAGATCGAAACCTTGCTGCTCTGGATTGACGTGAAAGTTGCATGTTCAAATACTGAACCGTGATAGGAAGCCATCTTATGACGTATTTACGTAGTGGGGTACCAAAAGCCATATTCTCTCCTGATATCACACGATCCA
It encodes the following:
- the LOC121413424 gene encoding baculoviral IAP repeat-containing protein 7-like, producing MPLNEKQTRTKVRGKFHVRHRPDKMKYEAERRQTFKAWSETCPVKPRELAKAGFFYVGVLDRVKCFSCGGQIEGWEEGDTAMGEHKNMYPHCDMVKNQDKINVPIPVGEKRGGSEETDGHVFQNTNVDHVLVFCRLYSTVINCPDFTKEETRLETFRDKWSDEFKLPSSETRWLANAGFFYTGPKDGVRCFHCGGGHMCWEEDDEPWSEHAQSYPTCEWLLAMKGKIFVDEVQEYCRKSKVNAAEQGTPTSDTSSASTPVPRADTASGYAEEVPTNRMDKLMGSATVEFILKNGFAEASVRQILAEHALKMDFSSSDKLIEALQAIEKGNNSTEDKSVGSLDSRIEMQTKGLANLEIKGGPRQEEASNIHSDQKTFVTAKSSGHNRRL